One window from the genome of Rhodopirellula halodulae encodes:
- a CDS encoding PAS domain-containing sensor histidine kinase produces the protein MSKSIHPAPEAARPQATQKSHIAQRRVRWLSFTGVCSGVLILAISTALLNWHQESRSKANMIEAQVNEARLAMSQATVARNSKWTQLLSDSPTSDDDVASDVDASAEIDEWQTKLSSVQKIFESLNHELDLPEEEQLRIDLNPLVDWSERASAWNHRHRKLTEASEHRFAELDSLLENLLKVADEQRGVHRLRLAIGLRSHFTDQPQPIETILHDCAGSTLAYQMSGDLRQLRLHLSQLRMNPNVDELADIGQNQIRPLLLRLGASSEEWGESQTIEEIESFIFAPLTNTSDTKSTGVGMLPIQFALAQSSDERQTLVEEAAQHADVLDLQRSNLATAGDRLKNQYTETFARTLRTVWSVNLASGVLIVLVFWILTRRVSQDIAKQVDEIDKTANELANEKLLLASVVSDLPIPLYWKDESGRYQGCSRSFSEWMGFESESDVVGLTDEDLPWNPETCEHELLLDQSIMRYGIPIQNQEQTKTQSSGQQTVVLASKTPLRNLESDNVGLVGTYIDITERKAAEERLNGLAKIQAECPSEIYVFDTETFELLELNHAACHNLRVEEQDARGQSLCNYMQDANGKDLAQHLAPIISGELKEVEYEAVLTRADGTTYPVHVRTLTIEHDSRFAFVSCATDMTIYKQLESQLNQAQKLESIGQLATGIAHEINTPMQCICGNFDFLQDYSGRLLDVVDAYQELLEKGPQSWESRLDAINEMLKKNRFDFIRSQFPLALEESSIAASRVTEIVRAMRVMSHPGSQSKSPTNINELIQDASILSRNRWKTLALVELSLAEDLPTIDALAAELSQVFLNLIVNAADAIGEQIENGRGDLGNITIDTHFDDENIYVELTDDGPGMPDEVKAKVFEPFFTTKEVGKGTGQGLSITYDVVTKLHHGQVELQTAVGEGTTFRLTLPRQKQNSATEPVATPALPITDTTEMSPAIIG, from the coding sequence ATGAGTAAGTCAATCCACCCGGCGCCGGAAGCAGCGAGACCTCAAGCGACGCAAAAGTCACACATCGCTCAAAGACGAGTCCGATGGCTGAGCTTCACGGGTGTATGCAGTGGTGTTCTGATCTTGGCCATTTCGACTGCACTTTTGAATTGGCACCAAGAAAGCCGATCCAAGGCCAACATGATCGAAGCGCAAGTTAACGAAGCCAGACTTGCGATGAGCCAGGCGACGGTGGCTAGAAATAGCAAGTGGACACAACTGCTGTCTGATTCCCCGACATCCGATGACGATGTGGCGTCTGATGTTGACGCGTCAGCCGAAATCGATGAGTGGCAGACCAAGCTATCTAGCGTGCAAAAGATCTTCGAATCCCTGAATCACGAACTGGACCTTCCGGAGGAAGAGCAACTGCGGATCGACCTCAATCCGCTGGTTGATTGGAGTGAGCGTGCTTCGGCTTGGAATCATCGCCACCGAAAACTGACCGAAGCTTCAGAGCATCGTTTCGCGGAACTGGATTCTTTGCTCGAAAACTTGTTGAAAGTGGCCGACGAACAGCGTGGCGTCCACCGCCTCCGCCTCGCGATTGGTCTGCGAAGTCACTTCACAGACCAACCTCAGCCAATTGAAACCATTCTTCATGACTGTGCCGGTTCCACACTGGCCTATCAAATGAGTGGCGACCTTCGACAGCTTCGGCTGCACTTGAGCCAACTCCGCATGAATCCGAATGTGGACGAGTTGGCGGACATCGGTCAAAACCAGATCCGTCCGCTTCTGCTCCGCCTCGGAGCATCGAGCGAGGAATGGGGAGAGTCCCAGACGATTGAAGAAATTGAATCTTTCATCTTCGCACCGCTGACAAATACTTCGGACACGAAGTCCACCGGAGTGGGCATGTTGCCGATCCAGTTCGCATTGGCGCAATCCTCGGACGAACGTCAAACGTTGGTCGAAGAAGCAGCCCAGCATGCGGACGTCTTGGATCTGCAACGCAGCAACCTGGCGACTGCTGGTGACCGGCTCAAAAACCAATACACCGAAACGTTTGCCAGAACGCTCCGCACCGTTTGGAGCGTGAACCTGGCCTCGGGTGTGTTGATCGTCTTGGTGTTTTGGATTTTGACACGCAGAGTGTCACAGGACATCGCCAAACAAGTGGACGAGATCGACAAGACTGCCAACGAATTGGCAAACGAAAAGCTTCTGCTCGCGTCCGTCGTATCCGATCTGCCGATTCCGCTTTACTGGAAAGATGAATCAGGTCGCTACCAAGGCTGCAGCCGTTCGTTCAGCGAGTGGATGGGCTTCGAATCGGAATCCGATGTGGTTGGACTCACCGACGAAGACCTTCCATGGAATCCAGAAACCTGTGAGCACGAGTTGCTGCTGGATCAATCCATCATGCGATATGGGATCCCGATTCAGAACCAAGAGCAAACCAAGACCCAATCCAGTGGCCAACAGACGGTGGTGCTTGCAAGCAAGACGCCACTTCGCAACTTGGAAAGTGACAACGTTGGTTTGGTTGGCACCTACATCGACATCACGGAACGCAAGGCGGCCGAAGAACGGCTCAATGGTTTGGCCAAAATCCAGGCCGAATGCCCGAGCGAGATCTACGTCTTCGACACCGAGACGTTTGAGCTGTTGGAACTGAACCATGCCGCTTGCCACAACCTTCGCGTGGAAGAACAAGACGCCCGAGGACAGTCGCTTTGCAACTACATGCAAGATGCCAACGGAAAAGATCTGGCGCAGCACTTGGCGCCAATTATATCGGGTGAACTGAAAGAAGTCGAATACGAAGCCGTCCTCACCCGGGCCGACGGAACGACATATCCGGTGCACGTTCGCACTTTAACGATCGAACACGATTCGCGATTCGCGTTTGTGTCCTGTGCGACGGACATGACGATCTACAAGCAACTTGAAAGCCAGCTCAACCAAGCTCAGAAGTTGGAATCAATCGGCCAACTCGCAACCGGCATCGCGCACGAAATCAACACACCGATGCAGTGCATTTGCGGGAATTTTGATTTCTTGCAGGACTACTCCGGCCGCTTGCTGGACGTCGTCGACGCGTATCAAGAGTTGCTGGAGAAAGGACCGCAGAGTTGGGAATCGCGGCTTGACGCCATCAACGAGATGCTGAAAAAGAACCGTTTTGACTTCATTCGCTCGCAGTTCCCGCTCGCCTTGGAAGAATCTTCCATCGCCGCGAGCCGCGTGACCGAAATCGTTCGCGCCATGCGAGTCATGTCGCACCCGGGCTCCCAATCCAAGAGCCCAACCAACATCAACGAGCTGATCCAAGATGCCAGCATTCTTAGTCGCAACCGATGGAAAACACTGGCCTTGGTCGAGCTTTCTCTCGCGGAAGACTTGCCAACAATCGATGCCTTGGCCGCCGAACTCAGCCAGGTCTTTCTCAACTTGATCGTCAATGCAGCCGACGCCATTGGCGAACAGATAGAAAACGGGCGTGGCGATCTCGGAAACATCACCATCGACACACACTTCGACGACGAAAACATCTACGTTGAGTTAACGGACGATGGCCCG
- a CDS encoding RimK family alpha-L-glutamate ligase, producing the protein MKLAILSCSPRCYSTRRLVEAAEQRGIKAKVLNTLKFAIDLAEGEPDLYYRSKQLSDYDGVLPRIGASITYFGTAVVRQFEQMDVFSANSSAGISNSRDKLRSLQILSRHQIGIPKTTFVRDRKDILPAIERVGGSPVIIKLLEGTQGVGVILAENVKVAEAIIETLQSTKQNVLVQQFVSESRGKDIRAFVIGDRVVAAMRRVAVGAEFRSNVHRGGRTEPVVLDETYAETAVRAAQIMGLRVAGVDMLEGTNGPQVMEVNSSPGLEGIESATKLDIAGAIIDYMSAQVDFPEVDVRQRLTVSRGYGVTELHVRDGSEYVGKSIDESGLPELDINVLTLYRGTTVIPNPRLKRTLEPNDRLLCFGKLEAMRGMVPEKVRKQRRPKIKRLPDSAAAIQAESSRDD; encoded by the coding sequence TTGAAACTTGCCATCCTGTCCTGCTCCCCTCGTTGTTACAGCACCCGCCGCTTGGTTGAAGCCGCGGAGCAACGTGGCATCAAAGCCAAAGTCCTCAACACCCTGAAATTCGCAATCGACTTGGCCGAGGGTGAACCCGATCTCTATTACCGCAGCAAGCAACTCAGTGACTATGACGGCGTGCTGCCTCGCATCGGCGCGTCGATCACTTACTTCGGCACCGCGGTTGTTCGCCAGTTCGAACAGATGGATGTGTTCAGCGCGAACTCGTCCGCGGGAATCAGTAATTCGCGTGACAAACTTCGCAGTTTGCAAATCCTGTCACGTCATCAAATCGGCATCCCCAAAACCACCTTCGTGCGAGACCGGAAAGACATTCTTCCTGCGATTGAACGCGTGGGCGGTTCGCCGGTGATCATCAAACTGCTGGAAGGAACCCAGGGCGTAGGCGTGATTTTGGCCGAGAACGTCAAGGTCGCCGAAGCGATCATCGAAACGCTTCAAAGCACCAAGCAAAACGTGCTCGTTCAGCAATTTGTCTCGGAAAGTCGAGGCAAAGACATTCGGGCGTTCGTGATTGGCGACCGAGTCGTCGCGGCCATGCGTCGCGTTGCGGTTGGGGCGGAGTTTCGTAGCAACGTTCACCGTGGTGGACGAACCGAACCAGTTGTGCTCGATGAGACTTATGCGGAAACGGCCGTGCGTGCCGCTCAAATCATGGGACTACGAGTCGCGGGCGTCGACATGCTAGAGGGAACCAATGGGCCGCAGGTCATGGAGGTGAATTCCTCCCCGGGACTAGAAGGCATCGAGTCGGCGACCAAGCTGGACATCGCCGGCGCGATCATCGATTACATGTCGGCTCAAGTGGACTTCCCCGAAGTCGACGTGCGACAACGTTTGACCGTCAGTCGCGGCTACGGAGTGACGGAATTGCACGTTCGCGATGGATCGGAATACGTTGGCAAATCGATCGACGAATCAGGATTGCCGGAGCTTGATATCAACGTGTTGACGTTGTATCGAGGCACGACGGTGATTCCCAACCCTCGATTGAAGCGAACGCTGGAACCCAACGATCGCTTGCTTTGCTTTGGAAAGCTGGAAGCCATGCGTGGGATGGTGCCTGAAAAAGTTCGCAAACAACGTCGTCCCAAGATCAAACGGTTGCCCGACTCGGCCGCCGCAATTCAAGCGGAATCATCTCGCGACGATTGA
- the lpxK gene encoding tetraacyldisaccharide 4'-kinase, producing MSWDYRPLLSGQRKDPLSTLARGALWCTSHFYGLGARYRRRQYDTRKREICSADVPVISVGNLTTGGTGKTPVVADLCRRLRAMNHRVAIISRGYGAGGQGFNDEALELQERLPDVPHVQHPDRVEAARIAVEELAAEVLVMDDGFQHRRLKRDLDILVVDATCPFGFGHVLPRGTLREPIDSLSRADWVLITRVDQVTEEEVAEIRSTIAQYALDCPILETEHRPSTVQNSLGEWEPVESLCDQNVALISAIGNPGAFKQTVQSCGANVVAHYRLPDHDAFERSTRDKLRRWVEQLKSTDQSPARLLCTHKDAVKLATDAIAGVPLGFIPIELAYRTSEEPLQLRLELMMGGAVDNQSSRDDSA from the coding sequence ATGAGTTGGGACTACCGGCCGCTTTTAAGCGGGCAACGAAAAGACCCTTTGTCGACACTCGCTCGTGGAGCACTTTGGTGCACCAGTCATTTTTATGGGCTGGGGGCTCGGTATCGACGTCGACAATACGACACGCGAAAACGAGAGATCTGTTCGGCCGACGTGCCCGTGATCAGCGTGGGAAATTTAACGACCGGCGGGACCGGAAAGACTCCCGTGGTCGCGGATCTTTGCCGGCGACTACGAGCAATGAACCACCGCGTGGCGATCATCAGTCGCGGATATGGGGCGGGCGGTCAAGGTTTCAACGACGAGGCGCTCGAGCTTCAGGAACGTTTGCCTGACGTGCCGCACGTGCAACACCCTGATCGAGTGGAGGCGGCTCGGATTGCGGTGGAAGAATTGGCGGCGGAAGTCTTGGTGATGGACGATGGGTTCCAACATCGAAGGTTGAAACGAGATCTCGATATCTTAGTGGTCGACGCGACTTGCCCGTTTGGGTTTGGTCACGTGCTTCCGCGAGGCACCTTGCGGGAACCCATCGACAGCTTGTCTCGCGCCGATTGGGTTTTGATCACTCGAGTGGATCAGGTGACCGAAGAAGAGGTTGCTGAAATCCGATCGACGATCGCGCAGTACGCGCTGGACTGCCCCATTCTCGAAACGGAGCATCGACCGTCGACGGTTCAGAACTCGTTGGGCGAATGGGAACCCGTCGAATCGCTTTGCGACCAAAACGTCGCGTTGATTTCCGCGATTGGCAATCCAGGAGCGTTCAAGCAAACGGTGCAATCCTGTGGAGCGAACGTCGTCGCGCACTATCGTTTGCCTGACCACGACGCGTTCGAGCGAAGCACACGCGACAAATTGCGTCGGTGGGTGGAGCAATTGAAATCAACCGACCAATCACCGGCACGTTTGTTGTGCACTCACAAGGACGCGGTCAAACTCGCCACCGATGCGATCGCCGGCGTACCACTGGGATTCATTCCCATTGAGTTGGCTTACCGGACGTCCGAAGAGCCGCTGCAGTTGCGGCTAGAATTGATGATGGGTGGCGCGGTGGACAATCAATCGTCGCGAGATGATTCCGCTTGA
- a CDS encoding ATP-dependent zinc protease family protein, with product MTNDPSHDTEDTPTTRSKLLPTDPLVVIGWREWVGLPELKVRHVKAKIDTGARSSSLHAFDVETYFDGDIERVRFSIHPVQKRDDVHVEADVPILERRHVRSSNGETSERIVIRTSLEILRRRIMVDLTLANRDSMGFRMLVGREAIRNRFLVDSAASFLAGRRKRKRPAGSNMPTSHDLPPS from the coding sequence ATGACAAACGATCCTAGCCACGACACAGAAGACACGCCGACAACACGATCCAAACTGCTTCCGACCGATCCGTTGGTGGTCATCGGATGGAGAGAATGGGTCGGTTTGCCGGAACTGAAGGTGCGGCACGTCAAAGCCAAGATTGATACTGGCGCCCGCTCAAGCTCGCTGCACGCCTTCGACGTGGAGACTTATTTTGACGGTGACATCGAACGAGTTCGTTTCTCGATCCATCCGGTTCAGAAGCGAGACGACGTGCATGTGGAAGCCGACGTTCCGATCTTGGAACGACGTCACGTCCGCAGCAGCAACGGCGAAACGAGCGAACGAATTGTGATCCGCACGTCGCTCGAAATCCTTCGGCGTCGCATCATGGTGGATCTGACCTTGGCCAATCGCGACTCGATGGGATTCCGAATGTTGGTGGGTCGCGAAGCCATCCGCAATCGCTTCCTGGTGGACTCGGCCGCGTCCTTTTTGGCAGGTCGCCGAAAACGAAAACGCCCGGCGGGTTCGAACATGCCAACTTCACACGACCTTCCGCCGTCCTAG
- a CDS encoding MBL fold metallo-hydrolase yields the protein MKTLELHCLGTAGYHPNESRHTSCYFVPECGLVLDAGTGIFRLPNLIQTDHLNILLSHAHLDHIVGLTFLLDILYQRPVQDVCIWGQREKLNSIREHLFHPDIFPVELPVTWKSIDENDTWQMQDASFSWRPQEHPGGSVAYKIELPDGSDSSTRLLYATDTLGAEDDVTLDWMSDVDLLMHECNFDDKNQSWAEKTGHCYLDKVVRIAKRTTPKQLLLTHINPIAELELSDACRDLPCEVQIAHDGTCVSL from the coding sequence ATGAAGACATTGGAACTGCATTGCCTAGGAACAGCAGGGTATCACCCGAACGAATCTCGTCACACCTCGTGCTACTTCGTCCCTGAGTGTGGACTGGTTCTGGATGCCGGGACCGGGATCTTCCGATTGCCCAACCTGATCCAAACAGATCATCTGAACATTTTGCTCAGCCATGCCCATCTCGATCACATCGTGGGGCTCACGTTTTTGTTGGACATTCTCTACCAACGTCCCGTTCAAGACGTTTGTATTTGGGGGCAACGCGAAAAACTGAATTCGATTCGGGAGCATCTGTTTCACCCCGACATCTTTCCCGTCGAGCTTCCGGTGACGTGGAAGTCGATTGACGAGAACGACACTTGGCAGATGCAAGACGCTTCGTTTTCGTGGCGTCCGCAGGAACATCCGGGCGGTTCGGTCGCTTACAAAATCGAATTGCCCGATGGCTCCGATTCGAGCACTCGATTGCTGTACGCCACGGACACATTGGGTGCGGAAGACGACGTTACTTTAGATTGGATGTCCGACGTTGACCTGCTGATGCACGAGTGCAACTTCGATGACAAGAATCAATCCTGGGCGGAAAAGACCGGCCATTGTTACCTGGACAAAGTCGTCCGGATCGCGAAACGAACGACTCCCAAGCAATTGCTGCTAACGCACATCAACCCGATTGCGGAACTGGAACTGTCCGACGCCTGCCGCGATTTGCCTTGTGAGGTTCAAATCGCTCATGACGGAACATGCGTCTCGCTTTAA
- a CDS encoding SDR family NAD(P)-dependent oxidoreductase, with protein MSAESPESASPASSTPILQGKRVLISGASRGIGRGIALEMASVGAEVTINYHSNESEAEDVVRECEAMGTTAHAVGADISDETKVQELVDQACERMGGLDIVVSNAAYSDRHLMLESDMDEFRRTIDVSMWGAFHLVRCGARKMVDAGNGGNIVVISSPHAHMPMPGAMAYNMAKAANDQMARTAAVELASHRIRVNIIHPGWIDTPGERKFFQEETLQTEGAKLPWGRLGQIREIGRGAVFLCDPKSEYITGSTLTIDGGIQLPWREMYRVEEARREPVGS; from the coding sequence ATGTCTGCTGAATCCCCCGAGTCCGCCTCGCCTGCTTCCTCCACGCCAATCCTTCAGGGAAAACGCGTCCTGATCTCGGGAGCCTCGCGTGGAATCGGCCGCGGAATTGCTCTGGAGATGGCTTCGGTGGGGGCTGAGGTTACGATCAATTATCATTCAAACGAAAGCGAAGCCGAGGACGTCGTCCGCGAATGTGAAGCAATGGGAACCACGGCTCACGCGGTTGGGGCTGACATTTCGGACGAAACCAAGGTTCAGGAACTGGTCGACCAAGCTTGCGAGCGGATGGGCGGACTGGACATCGTTGTCAGCAACGCGGCCTACAGCGACCGACATTTGATGTTGGAGTCGGACATGGATGAGTTTCGCCGAACCATCGATGTCAGCATGTGGGGAGCGTTCCACCTCGTGCGATGCGGTGCTCGGAAGATGGTGGATGCCGGCAACGGTGGGAACATCGTGGTGATCAGCAGTCCCCACGCTCACATGCCGATGCCGGGTGCGATGGCCTACAACATGGCCAAAGCGGCCAACGATCAAATGGCTCGCACCGCGGCGGTGGAACTGGCTTCCCATCGAATTCGCGTGAACATCATTCACCCGGGGTGGATTGATACTCCGGGGGAGCGGAAGTTCTTTCAAGAAGAAACTCTGCAGACAGAAGGAGCTAAATTGCCGTGGGGGCGTCTTGGGCAAATTCGTGAAATCGGTCGTGGTGCGGTCTTCTTGTGTGACCCCAAGAGCGAATACATCACCGGCAGCACGCTAACCATCGATGGCGGCATCCAACTTCCGTGGCGAGAAATGTATCGCGTGGAAGAAGCCCGTCGTGAACCAGTTGGCTCGTGA
- a CDS encoding DEAD/DEAH box helicase, with protein sequence MNANSHLTPDTNDAPAAEVDPDLDRDTLAGEYFELLPYEPYPVQEEALLAYFTGQTEAAEDGPAAQHGVLVCAPTGTGKTMIAEAAVYEALRTGKRMYYTTPLIALTDQKLDELRESAVRWGFSADQVGLVTGNRSVNADAPVLVVVAEILLNRLLNPEAFEFDDVSCVVMDEFHSFNDYQRGVVWELTLGLLPKHVRTLLLSATVGNSVAFTGWLRKAHGRNLQLVQGTERKVPLQYEWVDDELLNDFCEKIAAGDEEERRTPALLFCFSRSLCWTNAEMLKGKSLIDKSRQKELADILNAADFSNGVGPKLKQILMRGVGVHHAGILPRYRRIVEELFQKKLLSICVCTETLAAGINLPARSVVLPNLLKGPKDKKKLVDIASAQQIFGRAGRPQFDDRGYVYALAHEDDVKINRWREKYDSIPEDTKDPGLLKAKKQLKKKMPKRRAGESYWTESQFEQLQVAKSADLASRGKVPWRLLAYLLSKDEAVQPIRDLVDRRLMPPARIEVAQKDLNRMLITLWSGGYVELDPLPKIAAEKKPTPKGTKPGQSDNAKVEEPPATGGLFGELLDTMRASEAETKSEENEESSEPVDDAEALAKRGYELADYHPVKATPTVRLERLVQLKSVNPLLGVFIADQLADADEQERIAVLESLLEVPGSVAKFARMPSYDVMPPGQLARTRLDTQLLQRGLATPEELGAGPEEEEEEVRDRGFGRVMFEEPKVWPLTIGEKLLRLFRDEFPKVDDVQVRPVWIVGELLEFGGDFNKYVTARKLQKEEGILFRHCLRMILLCDEMANVPPKGTTVETWEDWLDDIADTLTEACRRIDPQSTDETLSQSESPLTDDLAGGRRNAGTKQTSVASNEEEKSEA encoded by the coding sequence ATGAATGCCAACTCGCACCTGACGCCTGATACGAACGACGCCCCAGCCGCTGAAGTTGATCCCGATCTGGATCGCGACACGCTGGCGGGCGAATATTTCGAGCTGCTTCCGTACGAGCCCTACCCCGTGCAGGAAGAGGCTTTGCTCGCGTATTTCACCGGTCAAACCGAAGCCGCCGAAGACGGTCCGGCCGCCCAGCACGGTGTGTTGGTCTGCGCGCCGACCGGAACGGGTAAAACCATGATCGCGGAAGCGGCGGTCTATGAAGCGTTGCGGACCGGGAAGCGGATGTATTACACGACGCCACTGATCGCATTGACGGATCAGAAGTTGGACGAGCTGCGTGAATCCGCGGTCAGGTGGGGATTCTCTGCGGACCAGGTCGGCTTGGTGACCGGGAACCGAAGCGTCAATGCGGACGCGCCGGTCCTAGTCGTCGTCGCGGAAATTTTGCTCAATCGACTGCTGAATCCAGAAGCCTTCGAATTCGATGACGTCTCGTGCGTTGTGATGGATGAATTTCATTCGTTCAACGATTACCAACGCGGGGTGGTTTGGGAATTGACTTTGGGACTTCTTCCAAAACACGTTCGCACGTTGTTGCTCAGTGCGACGGTTGGCAACTCAGTCGCGTTCACCGGTTGGCTCCGGAAAGCCCACGGTCGCAATCTTCAGTTGGTTCAAGGAACCGAACGAAAGGTCCCACTGCAATACGAATGGGTGGACGACGAACTGCTGAACGACTTTTGTGAAAAGATCGCTGCCGGGGACGAGGAAGAGCGACGAACACCAGCTCTGCTGTTTTGTTTCAGCCGTTCACTTTGCTGGACCAATGCGGAGATGCTGAAAGGCAAATCGCTCATCGATAAATCGAGACAAAAGGAATTGGCGGACATTCTGAACGCTGCCGATTTCAGCAATGGAGTGGGACCGAAACTGAAGCAGATTTTGATGCGAGGCGTCGGTGTTCACCACGCTGGAATCTTGCCTCGCTATCGTCGGATCGTCGAAGAGTTGTTTCAAAAGAAATTGCTGAGCATCTGCGTCTGCACCGAGACTCTCGCGGCGGGGATCAACTTGCCCGCGCGAAGCGTGGTGTTGCCGAATCTATTGAAAGGTCCGAAAGACAAAAAGAAATTGGTTGACATCGCGTCGGCCCAGCAAATCTTCGGTCGCGCCGGTCGACCTCAGTTCGACGACCGAGGGTACGTTTACGCATTGGCTCACGAAGACGATGTCAAAATCAATCGTTGGCGGGAGAAGTACGATTCGATCCCCGAGGACACCAAGGATCCGGGATTGTTAAAAGCCAAGAAGCAACTCAAAAAGAAAATGCCCAAACGTCGTGCGGGCGAATCGTATTGGACAGAATCACAATTTGAACAATTGCAAGTCGCGAAGTCAGCGGACTTGGCCAGTCGAGGCAAAGTGCCGTGGCGATTGCTCGCGTACCTGTTGTCGAAAGATGAGGCGGTCCAGCCCATTCGGGATTTGGTGGATCGGCGATTGATGCCGCCGGCTCGGATCGAGGTTGCCCAAAAAGACCTCAACCGGATGTTGATCACGCTTTGGTCAGGTGGCTACGTCGAACTGGATCCGCTTCCGAAAATCGCGGCGGAAAAGAAGCCCACGCCAAAAGGCACCAAGCCCGGTCAAAGCGACAATGCGAAAGTGGAAGAGCCACCCGCCACGGGAGGTTTGTTTGGCGAACTGCTGGACACAATGCGAGCCAGTGAGGCGGAGACCAAATCAGAAGAGAATGAAGAGTCGTCGGAGCCCGTTGATGACGCCGAGGCACTCGCCAAACGGGGTTACGAACTTGCCGACTATCATCCGGTCAAGGCAACACCGACGGTCAGACTGGAACGCCTAGTTCAGTTGAAAAGCGTCAACCCGTTGCTGGGTGTCTTCATCGCGGATCAATTGGCGGATGCCGATGAACAAGAACGCATCGCCGTGTTGGAAAGCCTTTTAGAGGTCCCGGGGTCCGTTGCGAAATTCGCGAGAATGCCGTCTTACGATGTCATGCCACCGGGACAACTGGCTCGCACACGATTGGACACTCAGTTGCTTCAGCGAGGTCTGGCGACACCGGAGGAGCTCGGTGCTGGCCCCGAGGAGGAGGAAGAAGAGGTTCGCGATCGTGGGTTTGGCCGGGTGATGTTCGAAGAGCCAAAGGTGTGGCCTTTGACGATCGGAGAAAAACTGCTGAGACTGTTTCGCGATGAGTTTCCTAAAGTGGACGATGTGCAGGTTCGTCCGGTTTGGATTGTTGGGGAACTGTTGGAGTTCGGTGGCGATTTCAACAAGTACGTCACCGCTCGCAAACTTCAGAAGGAAGAGGGGATTCTCTTTCGTCACTGTTTGCGAATGATTTTGTTGTGTGACGAGATGGCCAATGTGCCTCCCAAGGGAACCACGGTCGAAACGTGGGAGGATTGGTTGGATGACATTGCCGACACGTTGACGGAAGCTTGTCGAAGAATTGACCCGCAAAGCACCGATGAAACACTCAGCCAATCCGAATCACCGTTGACGGATGATTTGGCGGGTGGACGACGAAACGCTGGCACGAAACAGACGTCCGTGGCCAGCAACGAAGAGGAAAAAAGCGAAGCATGA
- a CDS encoding ABC transporter substrate-binding protein, with translation MSTALTGPSAELGIAMRHGVLAAFREANEGELLRGRKLELIALDDGYEPARTAPNMHRLTQEMQVLAVVGNVGTPTAITAIPIAEKTGTPFFGAFTGASALRKAGTPDVVINYRASYAEETAAMVDALIANGIRPEEIAFFTQNDSYGDDGFFGGLAAIRNHQAVKISSVAHGRYRRNTSHVEDGLADLLLHQPLPKAVIMVGTYGPCSKLVRLARENNFHPQFLAVSFVGSQSLKRSLGEQANGIIATQVVPHFNSELLLVRQYRAAMRAHSPDVPFSFVSLEGYIVGRIMVQAIDSIEGDITRSRITEALEALGSFDLGLGTPLTLGPDDHQASGRVWPVMIGADGCHPVSWEGVDHE, from the coding sequence ATGTCGACCGCTCTGACGGGACCATCCGCCGAACTCGGGATCGCAATGCGCCATGGGGTGCTGGCAGCGTTTCGCGAAGCCAACGAGGGCGAACTGCTACGGGGACGAAAACTTGAACTGATCGCGTTGGACGACGGCTACGAGCCCGCCCGAACCGCCCCGAACATGCATCGATTGACTCAAGAGATGCAAGTGTTAGCGGTTGTTGGAAACGTCGGCACGCCAACGGCGATCACCGCGATTCCAATCGCCGAGAAAACCGGAACGCCATTCTTCGGCGCCTTCACCGGTGCAAGTGCGTTGCGAAAAGCGGGCACTCCCGACGTGGTGATCAACTATCGAGCCAGCTACGCCGAGGAAACGGCCGCGATGGTGGACGCATTGATCGCCAACGGAATTCGCCCGGAAGAAATCGCTTTCTTCACTCAAAACGACAGCTATGGCGATGATGGCTTCTTCGGAGGACTCGCAGCCATCCGCAATCACCAAGCCGTCAAGATTTCCAGCGTCGCGCACGGCAGGTATCGACGCAACACATCGCACGTAGAAGACGGACTGGCTGACTTGCTGTTGCACCAACCTCTTCCCAAAGCCGTGATCATGGTGGGCACCTATGGGCCATGTTCCAAACTGGTTCGGCTGGCTCGCGAAAACAACTTTCACCCGCAGTTCTTGGCCGTCTCCTTTGTCGGATCACAATCGCTGAAACGATCCCTGGGTGAACAAGCCAACGGAATCATTGCAACGCAAGTCGTTCCACACTTCAACAGCGAGCTGCTTTTGGTGCGACAGTATCGAGCCGCGATGCGTGCCCATTCACCCGACGTCCCTTTCTCTTTCGTTTCACTGGAGGGCTACATCGTTGGCCGGATCATGGTCCAAGCGATCGATTCCATCGAAGGCGACATCACCCGTTCACGAATCACCGAAGCCTTGGAGGCACTCGGAAGTTTTGATCTTGGCTTGGGCACTCCGTTGACCCTGGGTCCAGATGATCATCAGGCCAGCGGCCGTGTTTGGCCGGTGATGATTGGAGCCGATGGTTGTCACCCGGTTTCTTGGGAAGGAGTTGATCATGAGTAA